From a single Anaerolineaceae bacterium oral taxon 439 genomic region:
- a CDS encoding Holliday junction DNA helicase RuvA, translating to MIASIQGIVQRKKKDSIVVSVQGLGLQVFAPIETISNAEIGKELFLFTAFIVRQDAMLLFGFTTEEELEYFELLIGANGVGPKMALAILSTLNPAAIRRAVASEEAGLLSRVPGVGKKTAQKILLHLQGKVPAESGAFSENVPSSAVDFEVVEALTALGYSLVQAQAAVQSIPKDTPGTVEDRIRAALQSFG from the coding sequence ATGATCGCGAGTATTCAGGGAATCGTTCAGCGGAAGAAAAAAGATTCGATTGTCGTCTCGGTTCAGGGTCTGGGCCTGCAGGTATTCGCTCCGATCGAGACGATTTCGAACGCTGAAATTGGAAAAGAGCTGTTTTTATTTACTGCGTTTATCGTTCGGCAGGACGCAATGCTGCTGTTCGGGTTTACGACCGAAGAGGAGCTGGAATATTTTGAGCTCCTGATCGGCGCGAACGGCGTCGGTCCGAAAATGGCGCTGGCGATCCTGTCGACGTTGAATCCTGCGGCGATCCGGCGAGCGGTCGCGAGCGAGGAGGCGGGATTGCTTTCGCGCGTTCCGGGCGTGGGAAAAAAAACGGCGCAGAAGATCCTGCTCCATCTTCAAGGGAAGGTTCCGGCGGAAAGCGGCGCGTTTTCGGAGAACGTTCCTTCGAGCGCGGTCGATTTCGAGGTCGTAGAAGCGCTGACAGCGCTTGGCTACAGTCTGGTTCAGGCGCAGGCCGCCGTCCAGTCGATCCCGAAGGATACGCCCGGGACGGTCGAGGACCGGATTCGCGCTGCGCTTCAATCGTTCGGATAA
- a CDS encoding crossover junction endodeoxyribonuclease RuvC gives MIFLGIDPGTALTGYGFVTQDADGSLSAIDYGVIATGAHEKPEYRLKTLYESLSRKILLHQPQYGAVEKLFFRRNVTTAISVGQARGVILLSFAQAKLPLAEFTPMEIKQSVVGYGGAEKKQVQLMVRAILNLDQVPKPDDAADALAVAICCAHSYRFLEVMNG, from the coding sequence ATGATATTTCTGGGAATAGACCCCGGGACGGCGCTGACCGGTTATGGCTTCGTAACTCAGGACGCGGATGGGAGTCTGTCGGCGATTGACTATGGCGTGATCGCAACCGGGGCGCACGAAAAGCCGGAGTACCGGCTGAAAACGCTGTACGAGTCGTTATCCCGGAAAATACTTCTCCATCAACCCCAATACGGCGCGGTGGAGAAGTTGTTTTTTCGGCGAAACGTCACGACGGCGATTTCGGTCGGACAGGCGCGCGGCGTGATTCTCCTGAGCTTCGCTCAGGCAAAGCTTCCTTTAGCCGAGTTTACGCCGATGGAAATCAAGCAGTCGGTCGTCGGCTACGGCGGCGCAGAGAAGAAACAGGTTCAGCTGATGGTCAGGGCGATTTTGAACCTTGATCAGGTCCCGAAGCCGGACGACGCGGCGGACGCGTTGGCGGTCGCGATATGCTGTGCGCATAGTTATCGTTTTTTGGAGGTCATGAATGGATAA
- a CDS encoding transcriptional regulator, producing MSGHSHWATIKRKKGAGDAKRGQLFTKLAKEITLAAREGGGDANTNFKLRLSIDKARSNNMPKDSIDRAIKRGTGESKDGVEFTNTVYEGYGPKGSALIIECVTENKNRTVADVRHQLSRSGGSLGESGSVAWQFTQRAFFLLTGDDLDFDRVFELALENGGDDIEESDDGIEILAPVENFKILSDALLKANLHIEEAQLKMIPNTPVDLSLEDTLQVLRCVESLEDMDDVQTVYHNLTISDEVYAALESDN from the coding sequence ATGTCCGGACATTCACATTGGGCTACGATTAAACGAAAGAAAGGCGCGGGGGACGCGAAGCGCGGTCAGTTATTTACGAAGCTGGCTAAAGAGATTACGTTGGCAGCGCGGGAAGGCGGCGGCGACGCCAATACGAATTTCAAGCTGCGGCTGAGTATCGACAAGGCGCGTTCGAATAACATGCCGAAGGACAGCATCGATCGCGCTATCAAACGCGGGACCGGCGAATCCAAGGACGGCGTCGAATTTACCAACACGGTTTACGAAGGGTACGGTCCGAAGGGCTCGGCGCTGATTATCGAGTGTGTCACGGAGAATAAGAATCGGACGGTCGCTGACGTCAGGCACCAGCTTTCCCGGTCGGGCGGTTCGCTCGGCGAATCGGGGTCGGTCGCCTGGCAGTTTACCCAGCGCGCGTTCTTCCTCCTGACTGGCGACGATCTGGATTTCGATCGGGTTTTTGAGCTGGCGCTCGAAAACGGCGGCGACGATATCGAGGAATCCGACGATGGGATCGAGATTTTAGCGCCGGTCGAGAATTTCAAGATTCTTTCCGACGCGCTGCTGAAAGCGAACCTGCATATCGAAGAAGCTCAGCTGAAGATGATCCCGAATACGCCGGTGGATTTATCGCTTGAGGACACGCTGCAGGTTCTGCGCTGCGTCGAATCGCTGGAGGATATGGACGACGTCCAGACGGTTTATCACAACCTGACTATTTCTGACGAGGTTTACGCCGCGCTGGAATCCGATAATTAA
- a CDS encoding 2-hydroxyhepta-2,4-diene-1,7-dioate isomerase translates to MRFIRYVENNESTVRIGWIYQDWVGEIEGNMFTEYRRAEARTPLEKVRLLAPILPGKIIGVGWNYVDHAKEFDRPLPEVPTVFLKPVSAVIGTGEGVVLPPIAAQVEHESELAIVIGRRAKNVLAETAKSYIFGYTIGNDITARDLQKKDDTWARAKGFDTFCPLGPWIETEFEPADAMISCSVNSNLRQMASTRDMIFPVNSLIAYISSIMTLEPGDVILTGTPAGPAKLESGDIIEASIEGIGRLVNPVVSGPTAAI, encoded by the coding sequence ATGCGCTTTATTCGCTACGTGGAAAATAACGAATCAACGGTTCGGATCGGCTGGATCTATCAGGATTGGGTCGGCGAGATCGAAGGGAACATGTTTACCGAATATCGCCGCGCGGAAGCCAGGACGCCGCTCGAAAAGGTGCGGCTGTTAGCGCCGATCCTTCCGGGAAAAATTATCGGCGTCGGCTGGAACTACGTCGATCATGCGAAGGAGTTCGACCGTCCGCTTCCGGAGGTTCCGACGGTTTTCCTGAAACCGGTCAGCGCGGTGATCGGGACGGGCGAAGGGGTCGTTCTGCCGCCGATCGCGGCGCAGGTGGAACATGAAAGCGAGCTGGCGATCGTTATCGGGCGACGCGCGAAGAACGTTTTAGCCGAAACGGCGAAATCGTATATTTTCGGATATACGATCGGAAACGATATTACCGCGCGCGATTTGCAGAAGAAGGACGATACCTGGGCGCGTGCGAAGGGCTTCGATACGTTCTGCCCGCTGGGCCCATGGATCGAGACCGAATTCGAGCCCGCGGACGCGATGATCAGCTGCAGCGTGAATTCCAACCTTCGGCAGATGGCCTCGACGCGCGACATGATTTTCCCGGTGAATTCGCTGATCGCGTATATTTCGTCGATCATGACGCTGGAGCCCGGGGATGTGATCCTGACCGGGACGCCGGCGGGACCGGCGAAGCTCGAATCGGGCGATATTATTGAAGCGTCGATCGAGGGAATCGGACGGCTGGTCAATCCGGTCGTATCAGGCCCAACCGCGGCGATCTGA
- a CDS encoding magnesium transporter — protein sequence MLSYYKNQDYDLEKIDEPVANCWINAVAPTPDEKKLLVSLGIPLDYITYALDADERSRVEEEDDGTILIVIRVPHYVGSDESVPYITIPLGIIIVDKYIVTISATESEIISIFELGQAAKISTTKRNRFALRILMRATVSFLDDVREMSKVLDDLEGKLYASMRNTELLALLQYQKCYVYFAQALKQNELALYRLSKYEKIRRFDEDVELLEDILVENTQAIDMTNITSSILANLMDAYASVISNNLNVVMKLLASVTIILSIPNIISGFFGMNVNFAPIIQHNPNMPTILAVVTLAVTLAVVVLFYRKDWF from the coding sequence ATGCTCAGTTATTATAAGAATCAGGATTACGATTTGGAAAAAATTGACGAGCCTGTCGCGAATTGTTGGATTAACGCGGTAGCGCCTACCCCCGACGAGAAAAAGCTCCTGGTCAGTCTGGGGATTCCGCTCGATTATATTACCTACGCGCTCGACGCCGACGAGCGGTCCCGCGTTGAAGAGGAGGACGACGGGACGATCCTGATCGTCATTCGCGTTCCGCATTATGTCGGATCGGACGAATCGGTCCCGTATATTACGATCCCGTTGGGAATTATTATCGTTGATAAGTATATCGTGACGATCAGCGCGACAGAATCGGAAATTATTTCGATCTTTGAACTGGGTCAGGCGGCGAAAATTTCGACGACGAAACGCAACCGGTTTGCGCTTCGGATCCTGATGCGCGCGACCGTGAGTTTTCTGGATGACGTTCGTGAGATGTCGAAAGTTTTGGATGATCTGGAAGGTAAGCTTTATGCCTCGATGCGCAATACGGAGTTGCTGGCGCTGCTCCAGTATCAGAAATGCTACGTCTACTTTGCGCAGGCGTTGAAGCAGAACGAACTTGCGCTGTACCGTTTATCCAAGTATGAAAAAATCAGGCGCTTTGACGAAGACGTCGAGTTGCTGGAGGATATTCTGGTCGAAAATACGCAGGCGATCGACATGACGAATATTACTTCGTCAATCTTAGCCAACCTGATGGACGCGTACGCTTCGGTCATTTCGAACAACCTGAACGTTGTGATGAAGCTGCTGGCGTCGGTGACGATCATCCTGAGTATCCCGAATATCATATCCGGCTTTTTTGGGATGAACGTTAATTTCGCCCCGATCATTCAGCATAACCCGAACATGCCGACGATCCTGGCGGTTGTGACGTTGGCCGTTACGCTGGCGGTCGTCGTTCTCTTCTATCGTAAGGATTGGTTTTAG
- a CDS encoding histidine triad nucleotide-binding protein, whose product MSEKDPNCIFCKIAAGEIPADVVYENESAIAFNDASPKAPVHVLVIPKKHLPSLHAAGNEDRELLAELLFACRKIAEKTGVSESGYRVLTNIGEDGGQSVRHLHFHVLGGRKLGLDV is encoded by the coding sequence ATGAGCGAAAAAGATCCGAACTGTATTTTCTGTAAAATCGCCGCCGGAGAAATCCCCGCGGACGTCGTCTATGAAAACGAATCAGCGATCGCGTTTAACGACGCGTCCCCGAAGGCCCCGGTTCATGTTCTCGTTATCCCGAAGAAACATCTTCCATCGCTGCACGCCGCCGGGAATGAAGACCGGGAGCTGTTAGCCGAACTGCTCTTTGCCTGCAGGAAGATCGCGGAGAAGACCGGCGTCAGCGAAAGCGGATACCGCGTCCTGACCAATATCGGCGAGGATGGCGGCCAATCGGTACGCCACCTGCATTTTCACGTCCTGGGCGGACGGAAGCTCGGACTCGACGTTTAA